In Acidobacteriota bacterium, the sequence CGTCGCGCCAGCTCTCCTCGCGGCCGGCCGCCGGCAGCGACGCCAGGAAGCGCTCCACCGGCGAGCGCAGCTCATCGGGCTCGAAGTTGCCCACCAGAATGAAGGTGAAGTCGCCGGCATCTCCGAAGCGATCGCGGTAGATGGCTTCGGCACGCCCGAGGTCGACGCGGTCGAGCATTTCCTGGGACGGTGGCTGGCTGCGCGGGTGGTCCTGGGTGAGGGCGGCGATCATGCGGTCGCCGAACACCGTGCCCGGGCTGGCGGCGCGATTCTCGAGCAGCGCCCGCCGGCGGGACAGATGGGTCGCCACCGCCGCGGCATCCACCCGCGGCGCCGTGAAGCGTAGGTAGACGAGCTCGAACATCTCCTCGAGGGCGCCCCCGGAAGCGGTCGCCGTCAAGCCCTCCTCGAGCTCGGTGATGAACACCTGGGCGCCGGCGGCCACCCCGGCCAGAGCTTTCGAAAGCTGGACCCGATCGAACTCGCCGAGACCGCCTTCGTCCATCAGGGTGGTGGCGAGCAAGCCTGAGGGCAAGTCTTCGTCGGCGACCAGGGAGTGGCCGCCCGGGCTGAAGCCGACCATCAAGATCTGATCGTTCTGGAAATCCGTCGGGCGCAGCAGCACCTTGGCGCCGTTGCTGAGGCGCCACTCGGTGAGGTCGATCTCGGCGACCCGCGACTCGGCGACGATGGTTCCCGGTTGCGGGCGTTCGGCGAGCAGAGGCCGATCGACCACGGAATCCTCGTAGGGCTCGATCTCGGCCTCGGCCACGGCGGCCAAAACGCCGGCGAGCTCGGCCTCGCCGGGCAGCTCCGCCGCCGCCGACTCCGGCGCCGTCACCACCACCACTCGGCTGCCGCGACGAATCCAACGATCACCCACCGCCTGGACTTCGGCGGCGGTGATCTCCGGCAGATAGCGGCGCACCAGGTCGACCTCGCGCGCAATCCCCGGAATCGGCTCGCCCTGCAGGAAGTGGCGGGTGTACTCCGAGGCAAACAGCGCCGACGGCGTCTTGGTGCGCTCGACCAAGGCCTGGTCGTAGAACAGCAAGACCTCCTCCTTGGCGCGCTCGAGCTCACCGGCGGTGATGCCGAAGCGGGTCGCCCGCTCGGCCTCCGTCAGGAGCGCCGCCAAACCCTTCTCGGCTCCTCCGGCCTCGACCCCCGCCGACAGCGAGAACAGACCACCGGCCCGCACCAGGCCGCCGCGCCCCGCGGAGGCCACCAAGAAGGGCGCCTCCGCCTCGCGGGCGGCGATCGCCAAGCGCTGATTGAAGATCCGCAGGTAGAGCAGCTCCACCAGGCCGCGGCGGTAGTCGCCATAGGTGCCATCGCCCTCCGGCGGCAGCTTGAAGTGCACCGCCACGGCGTTGGTGGAGATCTCGGGATCGGACTCGATCGAGAACAGGGTCTCCTCGTGGGCCGGCACCTCGAAGCTGGGTCGCGGCCTGGGATCCGCGACCGCGGCGAGGCGACCGAAGCGCTGCTCGATGGTGGCCTCGATGGCCGCCGGATCGAAGTCGCCGACGGCGATCACGGCCATCAGGTCGGGCCGGTACCAGTCGCGGTAGAAGCGCTCGAAGGCTTCCTTCGGCGCCGATTCGAGCACCGCGACCTCACCGATCGGCAGGCGCTCGATATGGCGCGAGCCCTGCAGCAGCACCGGCAGCTGCTTGTCCCGCAGCCGGGCACCGGCACCGCGGCCGAGGCGCCACTCTTCGATCACCACGCCGCGCTCCTTGTCGATCTCGGCGGGATCGAAAGCAATGCCGTGGGCCCAGTCTTCGAGGATCAAGAAGGCGCGATCGAGGATCAGGGGATCGTCCGTCGGCACCGTCAGCATGTAGATGGTCTCGTCGAAGGAGGTGGAGGCGTTGATATCGGGCCCGAAGCGCATCCCGATCGACTCCAGGTAGTCCACCAGCTCCTGCTCTTGAAAGTGGCGACTGCCGTTGAAGGCCATGTGCTCCAAGAAATGCGCCAATCCCCGCTGATCGTCTTCTTCGAGGAGCGAGCCCGCATCGACAACCAGACGAAGCTCGGCCCGGCCCTCGGGCTTGCCATTGGCCCGAATGATGTAGGTCAAACCGTTGTCGAGCTTGCCGACCCGCACCGCGGGATCCACCGGCAGCGGACTCTCCGCCGTCGGGGGAGCAACCGGCGCCGGAGCCAGGGATGTACAACCGAGAGCCAGGAAAATCGCCAACCCGGCCAACCACCGCAAATTCTTCAGCATCAAGGACACACCTCCGTTCGCACCAGATACGGACCGCCCGGAACGAGAGTTTCTCACCCTTCCGAAAGTCATGAGTTCGAAAATATGCTATACTCCGAGTATTCAATATCTCCGGAATTCCGAGACCACCGTGGTCTCGGTCAGGACTCGGACCTCTTTCCGCCGCGAGAGGGCGAGTTTGAGTGTTCTCTAGTCCGTGAAAGGAGAAACCATGTACAAGTCGACGAAGTGTTGGGCCTTCGGCATCGCCGTGCTCCTGCTGGTGGGAGCCCCGGTTCTGGCCGACGACATGATCTACCGTGGCGCCGACGTCTGGAGCACGACCGCTGGTGGATTCACCTACTCGACCTTCGAGCACGACCCAATCCCGGCCGACTTCTTCTGTGAAGGCTCGCTGCCGTTCACCGGCAACATCGCCTTCGAGGGTGCGCCCCTGGCCACCGAGCCGGCCCGCCAGCTCGGCACCGTCGACACCATCGTCGAGCGGCTCGACGACGCCCCCTTCGACCAGAACGGCGTCGCCGTGACCCGCATTCAGCTCCTCGCCATGTCGTTGGCCAGCCGTGACCTGCTCGAGAATGAGTGCGGCACCTACCATGTCGCCGTCAGCCTCGATGGCAAGCAGCCGATCACCGAGATGAAGATCTTCAAGGACTCGGACTTCGGTGGTAGCTACGAAGCCCCCCTCGAGCTGCGCATCAAGATGGTCTTCACGCCGGTCGCCGGCGAGGGCACGACGCGCGAGCTGAGCCGCGACATCTCCCTCGGCCCCGGCACCTTCTCCGTGTGGTCGCACCAGGAGCGTGATCTGCAGGCGGCCAAGGTCAAGGTCGACACCACCAACGACGGCATTCCCGATCAGTATCTTCCGGGTCCGTCGAACTTCGTGGCCGGCGTGGCACCGGTGGCCTTCACCGCCACCACCGCCGATCGCGCCAACTGCCCCTACACCTCCTGCCACTGCAACCCGGTGCCGACCGATTGGGACGCCATCAACGACCCCAACGAGTGGGTCTGCCATCCGAGCCACAAGCACTGCATCGACACCTACGTGCCGTGCCATCTGATTCCGGACCGCGACCGTCCGAGGTTCGAGCCCTACGACAACGAGCCGTACGAACACGAGGGAGAGGCCCTCTAGGACGACGAGGCCCCGCAGTGATTCCGGCGGCCCCTGCCCTGGGGCCGCCACTTCCCTTCTTCCCCATTCCCGGGGACCCGGCGGCCTTCAGCCGTCTGATAGCATTTCGCGCATGTGATGGTTGTTGTTCTCTGAAGGTAGTTCAGAAAGTGAGCTGATGAAGTCACCCCTTTGCCGATGGTGCGGCCTCCTCGCCCTCTTCCTCTTTCCTCCGAACCTGACCGCTGAATCGCCGCTGCTGCGCGGCAGTGCCAGCGGGTTTCCCAACGTTCCCCAGACCCCTGGAGCCCTGCTCAGCGGCCTCAACGCTCCCGAGCAAGGCCGCACGGCGATCATCGCGTACCACAACGGCCTGCTGTTCACCGTTCCGGAGCTACCCGCCAGCCAGCCGAACTCGGACTTTCAGGTGCGCACCTGGGACCTCTCCGATCCCAGCGATCCCCAGGTGACGAGCACCTTGGGGATCTCGCCGATGCCGATCAACGCCCACGGCTACTTGAAGAGCGGTGACTACCTGGTGATCGGTCCCAACTGGCCGCCGGAAGCTCCCTGGTCCTTCCGCGCCACCACTCCGGGAGTGGTCGAACGCACCAGCTTCCCGCAGCTCGATGGCGCCGGCGTGCGCGGCTCCCTGTTCCAGCCCTGGTTCGCCGGGCCGACCTACTGGTCCTACGGTGAAGTCGGCGGCGATGCCGTGCTCGCCCTACGCGGCACGGAGCTGGCGCGCTGGGACCACCTCGGGCTCACCGGCGTCGTCGGTCACCCCTTCATTCTCGGCGATTTGCTGATCTTCGCCTCCGACCAGAGCCGCACCGGCGTCGCCACCTACGACATCAGCGACCCATCCAATCCGGTGCTCCTCGACGTCCTCACCACCGGCGGTCCCGGTGGCTATTGGCCCGAGCTGTGGGGTGGCGACGGCAAGCTCTACGCCGTCTTCCCCTACCGCACCGGCGGCAACGGCATGCGGGTGGTCGACCTCACCGATCCCACCGATCTGCGCTTCGTCACCGATCGCTCGCTGCCGGGCGACGCCTCCATGTACATCCAGTTCCAGGACGAGTTCGCCTTCATGGGCAGCCACAAGGTCGACATGCGCACCTTCGAGTCGGTGCTCGACCTCGATGGCGCCAACACCGTGCGCACCAACGACGGCGGTACCGGCATCGACACCAGTCAATTCGCTCTCCCGATCGGCAATCTGCTGGTCACCGGCGGCGTCGGACCACACCAGGGAATGGCCATCTGGGCTCACCAGGCGGCACCGGACACGCGCGGACCGAGCGTCGGGTACCACATCCCCCGGGCCGGTCGTACCGGCTACCCGGTGGGAGCGCCGATCAGCCTGCTGATTCACGAGACCCTCGAGACCTCGACCCTGGTGAACGGCGTCACTTTCATCCTGCGACCGGTGGGCGGAGGCGCCGTTGGCGGCCGCTTGACCTTCGCCTTCGATGACGTCCTGACCTTCACGCCGGACCAACCCCTGCAGGCCGACACCACCTACGAGGTGATCCTGCCGGCGGGCGGCATCGAGGACGCCGCCGGCAACGGCATGGTCGGCTACTCCTTCAGCTTTTCCACCGGCTCCACCCTCGGCGGCAACGATCCGCCGAGCCTCGACAGCCTGACCGCCTCCGCTTACCCCTTGGCACCGGGCGAGAGCGTGACCTTGACCGCCAGCGGCAGTGATCCCGAGAGCGGCAGCCTCGAGTACCGCTTCGACTTCGGCGACGGCAGCCCCAAGACCGCCTGGTCGGCGACCCCTGCGGTGAGCCACACCTATGGCGCCAACGGCCACTATCAGGCCACCGCCCAGGTGCGCGACGCCGCCGGCTCGCTGGCCTCTCGGGCCCTCACCGTCACCGTCACCACCCCCGCCACCGGTCCCGCTCCGCAGGCCAGCGGAGCGCTGCTGTGCGACGTCGCCGGCCGCCGCGTCTGGACCGTCAACCCGGACAACGACTCGGTCTTCGCCCTCGATGCCGACTCCCTCACCGCCCAGGTCGAGACCGCCGTCTGCGATGGCCCACGCAGCCTCGCCCGTTCCGGCGCCGGCGAGATCTGGATCGCCTGCCGCGACGACGATACGGTGCGCATCCTCGGCCCCGGCGGCGGACTCCTCGAGACCCTCGGCCTGGGCTGGGGCAGCGCGCCGACGGGTATCGTCTTCTCGCCCGCCGGCGACACCGCCTACGTCGCCCTCGAGGGGCGCGGTGAAGTGCGCCGTTACAGCGCCAGTGGCCGCACTGAAACGGGCCGTCTCGAGGTCGGTCCGACACCCCGCGCCCTCACCGTCAGCGGCGATGGTCAGACCCTGCTGGTGACCCGCTTCCTCTCCGCCAAGGACTGGGCCGAAGTCTGGGAGATCGACGCCGCGGCCTTCACCCTTCGCCGCGCCCTGCGCCTACCCAAGCTCGGCGGTGATCTCCACCGCGACGGCACCGCCTCCGGCCGCGGCGTGCCCAACTACCTGACGGCGATCGCTCTCGCCCCCGACTCCGCTTCCGCCTGGGTGACCTCGAACAAGCCCAACAGCGAGCGTGGCCTGGTCTTCGCCAACGACCTCGACCAGGACAACACCGTTCGCAACCTCCTCACCCGGGTCGATCGCAGCAGCGGCGAGGTGGTCGACAGCCTCGACATCGACAACAGCGACTCGGCCAGCGCGATCGCCTACTCGCCCCTCGGGGACTACCTCTTCCTCACCCTGCAGGGCAACGACGAAGTCTTGATTCTCGACGCCCTGGCGGCGGAGGGCTCCGGCAGCCTGGCGAGCTTCGTCACTCGCCTGGCGGTGGGCTCCGCTCCCCAAGGGGTCTGCCTCGACGGGGCGACGGAGCGCACCTTCGTCAAGAACTTCCTCGGCCGCAGCCTGACCGTGCTCGAGACCTCTGGACTGTTGCGTCGCGGAGAGCGCACGGTGGCCACCAGCGAAGTCGCCACCGTCACCAGCGAGACCCTTTCGAGCGACGTCCTCGCCGGCAAGCGCATCTTCTACAACGCCTCCGACCGGCGGATGAGCGCCGAGGGCTACCTGAGCTGCGCCACCTGCCACCTCGACGGTGGCCATGACGGCCGGGTGTGGGACTTCACCGGCCGCGGCGAGGGATTCCGCAACACCACCAGCCTGCTGGGCCGCGGCGGCATGGCCCACGGCAACGTCCACTGGAGCGCCAACTTCGACGAGATCCAGGACTTCGAGAACGATGTCCGGGGCGCCTTCGGCGGCAGCGGCTTCATGGCGGACAGCGACTTCGACGCCACCTCGGACCCTCTCGGCGCCGCCAAGGCAGGCCTCAGCGCGGCCCTCGACCAGCTCGCCGCCTATGTCGCCTCGCTCGGCCGCTCGAGCCTGCCCCGCAGCCCCTACCGCGCCGAGGACGGCAACTTGACCGCCGCAGCCATCGCCGGACGCAACGTTTTTCGACAGCAGGGCTGCGATGCCTGCCATCTCGGGACCGCCTTCACCGACAGCACCCGCAGCAGCGCCACCCTGCACGATGTCGGAACCCTGCGCACGACCTCCGGCGACCGCCTCGGCAACCCGCTGACCGGCATCGATACACCGACCCTTCTCGGAGTGTGGGAGACCGCCCCCTACTTTCACGATGGCTCCGCGGCGAGCCTCGAAGAGGTCTTCGAGATCGCCGGCGGCGTCAACCTGCAGGCCGAGTCCGGCACCCCGACCAACGGCGCCCGTATCGTCGATCAGTATGTCGACCTCAACAACGACGACACCGTTCAGGGGCGCTCCTACGTCGAGCTCGATGGCAACGGCTCTCGCCTCACCCTCGCCGGCATCGACGGCGGCAGCGGTGGCGCCGGTGCCCTCGAGCTGCGCTACAGCTCGAGCGGCGAGCTCGAAGTCGAAGTCGCCGTCAACGGGACGATCCGCACCCTCACGCTGCCCGCGACCGGCAACGATCCCGGTTGGCGTCACACCAACTGGCGACGCCAGCGCCTGGCGGGCCTGAGCTTCAACGCCGGGACGACGAACACCGTAGAAATCGTAAAGCTGCCGTCGTTCCAGAGCCTCAGCCTCGACGCGCTGCTGGTCTCGACGGTCGATGATCTCGCCCGCGCCCAGCCTCACCGCCGGGTCTCGGGTCTGCCCCAGGGTGAGGTCGACGCATTGCTCGCCTATCTCCGCCAGCTCGATCGCCGGCCGGAGCTCAACCCGGGGTCGACCCTGCTGGTCGACGGCTTCGAATCGGGAAACACTTCCGCCTGGTCGGCAACGGTCCAGTAGACGACAGAGGCCAAGGAATCATGAAAACCCAACCCACCGCCCTCATCTGGCGCCGACGGCTGCTCTACGGTGCCGTGACGGCGGTCATCGTGGCGTCTTTTCTGGCCCAGATTCTGCGCGGCGAGTGCCCGGTGCCGTAGGGGCCGGCGCGCTTCAGGAAGGCACGATACCGCTCGGGCCGCTGGTCGGCGCGATGCAGCGCAGCACCAGGAAGGTGGCGTCGTCGCCCGGCGCCTCCTGCAGCCCGGCCGCCCGCGACAGGGCATCGACGATCGTCTGCGGCTCTTCCTCCGCCAGGCCGTCGAACAGCTCCCGCGTGCGCTCGTAGCCCAGCGGCTCGCCGTCGGCGTCGAGTTGCTCCGGCAGGCCATCGGTGATCAGCAGCAGCGTGTCACCGGTCTCGAGGCGCAGCCTCGCCTCGCGGTACGGAAAGCCTTTCATCGCTCCCAGGGGCGTGCCCGGCAGCACGAGCTCTTCGGTCTCCCGGCGCGCCGCCCGATGTAGGAAGGCCGGCGGCATGCCGGCCGCCGACAGCACCAGGTCCCGACCGGCGACAGAGGCGACGCACAAGGACATGGCGCGCCGCCCCAGGCCCATCGCCTTGATGGTCTCCGTCGATTCCTGCAGGAAGACCGCCGGCGTGATTTCGGGCCGAGCCGCCACGAACAGACTCTTGACCACCGTCACCATGGTGCCGGCGGCGGCGCCATGGCCGGTGGCATCGCCGATGGCGAGCAGCAAGCGGCCATCGGGCAAAGCCCGAAAATCGTAGTAGTCGCCGCCGACCTCGGTCGCCGTGGTCATGGCGACGGCGATCTCGAAATGGCGCAGCGCCGGCATGCGGGCCGGCAGCAACGAAAGCTGGAAGCGACGCGCCTCTTCGAGCTCCTCGCTCTTGCGATCGTGCTCGGCCGCCAGCAGGCGAGACTCGAGCTCCGCCTCCTTGCGTTCACGCTCCTGGGACAACAGGCGCTGCTGGTGATCGCCGAGGTCCGAAGCCATGCGATTGAAGGTCTGCGCCAGGCTGCCGATCTCGTCCTTCGAGCGCACCGGAACGCGCACCGTCAGGTCACCTCGCGCCAGCCGCTGGGCGCCGTCACCGAGTTGCTCGATGGAGCGGCTCATGCGGCTCGCGATCGGCAGGATACTGCCGATGCACAGGCCGATGACCACCAGGCCGTAGCCGAAATTGCGCGCCGCCGTCAGGCGGAGCTCGTCGAGGGAGCGCTGGATCGGCCGCGCGATGCCGTAGCGCACCCCCGACCGGCGGTCCTGGCGCGACGCCACCACCCAGCCCGGGTGGCCATCGTCGATGAGCTCCTGAACCCGCTCCCGATCGCTGCCGTCGAGCGTCAAGACGGTGCCATCGGCCTGCACCGCGAATGCGATCTCGCCGGCTTCGCGGCGCGTCTCGGAGACCACCGCCGGAAAGATCTCGGAAAGGCGGAGACTGGCCCGGACGTGGCCGACCACTTCGTCGCCCCGGCGCAGCGGAGTGCCGACCATCCGCCCCGGCAGCGGCGCCTCGCCATCGGGCAAGGCGAGACCTTCGAGGCGCAGGTCCTCGTGCCGCAGGGCCGGCGGCGGTGGTGTTCCGGAGCGCAGTTGCTCGGCCACCGCGCGGCCTCGTTCCGCCAACAGCGCCTGGGCCGCCTGCACGACCCGCTCGACCTCCTCCTCCACCTCGTCCAGGCTTTCGAGATCTTCGAGGCCTTCGAGCTTGGCGAGATCTTCGAGCTCCACCCGCATGCGGCTCGGCAACGAAGGCCGGTCCATCACCAGCTCGAGGGAGTCGACCAAGGCCATCCGCTCGCCGAGCAGCTCGCCGAGGCGACGACGCAGCTCGAGGCCATCGCCCTCCTCCGACTGCAGCCAGATTTCCGGTGGAATCTCGGCCAGGGCCGGGAGCTGGCGGTCGAGCTGGTCCGAGACCTCGTCCACCCGCCGCTCCATGCGGGCGGCGATCTCGTCCGCCTCGGACTCGACGGCCCGCTCGAGGGCCCGCTGGGAGTTGAAGTAGGAAAAGGACACGACGATGGCCAATGGCACCACCGACGACAGCAGCAACATCAGTGTCAGCTTGGTTCGCAGTCGCAACGCCCGCCCCTCGGTCGAACCGGCGAAAAACCCGGTCGGCCGTAGTTACGACCGACTCGGGAGATTGTTTATCCGGCCGCGGCGGTGGCCGGCGCTCGGCTACACCAGCTCGGGGTCGGTGAGGATCTCCACCAGGCTCGGGCCGCGATGGGCGAAGGCGCGCTCGAAGGCGCCATCGAGCTCGCCGGCGGTCTTCACCTGCAGGCCCTGGGCACCGCAGAGCTCGGCGTAGGCGGCGAAGCTGGGATTGTGCAGCGAGGTCTGCCAGACGTCCCAGTTGCCGGCCCGCTGCTCTTTGCTGATCTTGCCGAGCTGGCTGTTGTTGAGCAGCACATGGGTGATGTTCATGCCGTACTTGACGGCGGTGGTGAGCTCGGCCAAGTACTGCCCGAAGCCACCATCACCGGACACCGAGATCACCGACCGGCCGGCGAAGTCTGAATCCGCCTCCTGGGTGGCCGCCCAGGCCCCCATCGCCGCCGGGAAGGAGAACCCGATCGAGCCGAGGTAGCCGGACATCAGGACGGCCTGCCGACGGCATTCGAAGTAGCGCCCGAAGGAGTAGGTGTTGTTGCCGACGTCGACGGCGATGATGGCATCCTCGGCGGCCTGTCGAGTGAGGGCCGAAAAGACCGCCGCCGAGTGCACTCCCTCGCCCCGCTCTTCGTTCTCGCGGCGCGCCTTCTCGGCGCGCCAGATGGCCCAACGCTCAGCGATCTCGGCCCGCGGGTCGAGGCTCGCCGCACGGCCCCCGAGGCGCTGCCGAAGCAACTGGGCGGTCACTCCGATCTCTCCCCACACGGGCACCTTGACGGCGTGGAACTTGCCCAGGATCATCGGGTCGTAGTCGACCTGGATGATCGGCCGTTTGGGAGTGATCCCGGTGTGGTTCGAGAAGCTCGCTCCAAAGACCAGCAGCGAATCGGACTCGTTCATGAAGTAGGACGCCACCGGCGTACCGCTGCGCCCGAGGACACCGCAGGCCAGGGGATGATCGTCGGCGATCTGGCCCTTGCCCTTGAAGGTGGTGAGCACCGGGGCGTCGAGCTCCTCGGCCAGGGCCAGGACCTCGGCCATACGGAATCGCGCCCCGTGGCCAACGATGATCACCGGTCGCCGGGACGCCCGCAGCACCGCCAGCGCCTGCTCCACGGACTCCTCCGGCGGAGCGATCTCGCGCGGCGTCAGGCGACCTTCCGGGCTCGACGAGCGCACCCCCTCGGCCGGCATGGTCTGGACTTCGTCCGGAAAGATCAGGTGGGAGACGCCGCGATTGAGGATGGCACTCTTCATCGCCAGGTTGACCAGCTCGGCGGGCTTGCTGTCGTGCAGTAAGGGCTGGGACCACTGCGCCACCTTGCCGAAGGCACCCTGCTGGTCGATCTCCTGGAAGGCCCCGGGACCGAGCACCTGGGTATCCACCTGCCCGGTGAGGGCGAGCACCGGCGCACGATCGACGTTGGCGTCCCACAGGCCGGTGAGAAGGTTGGTCGCCCCGGGGCCGGCGATGGCGAGACAGGCGGCCGGCCGGCCGGTGAGCTTGCCGTAGGCGGAGCAGGCGAAGGAAGCGGCCCCTTCGTGGCGGATGCCGTAATAGGTCAGGCCGCCAGCCACCTCCTGCCGGCGCAGGGCGTCGGCGAGGCCGAGGTTGGAGTGGCCGACCATGCCGAAGACCTGGCGAATGCCCCAGGCAACCATGGTCTCGGCCACCACGTCGGTGACCGTCCGCACGTGAGGCTCTTCGAGCTGGAGCTGCACGTAGACGCCGTCGTCCCGCACATCCACCGGAAAGGTCTCGACACCGTCATCGAAGCCCGGCGCCTTGCCGCTCAGCGGATGGTAGTCCCAACCGTGCCAGGGACAGCGCAGATTACCGTTCTCGATCGAGCCCTCGCCGAGCGGCCCGCCCTGATGGGGGCAGCGGTTGTCGAGGGCACCGTAGCGCCCCTCGAAGTGGGTCATGCAAACGGTGCGGTGGGAGCAGGTGACGGGCTTGACCCGCCCCTCCGGTAGCTCGCCGTGATCGAGCACCTTGAGCCAGCGAACCGCCGTCGGCGTGGATTCGTTCATCGCGGTGGTTCCTCCCCTCGCCGCTTCTGCCCGCGGCGCTCGGCCTGACCTCCGGCGCCTTCGAGGCTCGCGGCCAATTCAAAGACATCTACCCGGAGAAGACCGTACTACAGCGTTCTCGCGGGAGCAAAACGGGTTCTCCGAGGGGCGTTCGGCAGGGCGGACCCGCCGCATAGGCGAGGGCGATCCGCGGCCCGTCGATCACCACCTCACACTGGCTGACGGTGCGCGCATCGAGCCGGTGCATGCAGGGCGAAAGGGGACCGCGGGCGGGCCGATGGCTGCGCTGAAAGGCGGTCATGGCGGCGTCCGCCTCGGCACCCCCGGCAGCCTTCGAAAGCCGTTCCAGGAAGAGCCTCTGGCGGGCCGCCCGAGCCGCCGGCTCATCAAAGGAAGAGGAGGCGAGGAGGGGCTGTGGAGGCGATGCCAAGGGGGAGAGGCCGCGACCGTCGGAGGTCGCCACCCGGGCGCTTCCGTCGGCCGCCACGCAGAGCAGAGTGAAGGGCCGAAAGCTCTGCGCCTCGATGGCGGCCAGGCGCTCCGCGGCACCGGCGAAGGCACGCACGTCGGCCAAACCATCGACAATCCAGCCCCGGCTCTCGCGACGGCCCCAGCCGCCCGCCGGCGGCGCCACCTCACGGTTCAGCAAGCAAACCGTCCAACCGCAGTCGTTGACCGCCAGCCAAGTCCCACCGCGGTCGCCGTCGATCGGTGCCAACACCTGCCGCTCGCCGACCCGCCGCCGCCGCGGCGGCTCCGCTGGCCGGCGAGTGCGCAGCTCGTCGCGATTGAAAATCAGCCGATAACCGCCATCCCGTCGCGCCCAGATCACCGTACACATAGGGGCTGCATTCTAAAGGCCACCGTCGCTAACCGGGAACCTCGCCCGGCGATGGTCGCCACGGACACCAGCCGATCACCCGCCATCCTCGACCAGGGTGCAGCGAATACCTCAAGACAACGTCACCAGAGGACCCCGAAGAGTGCCGATCAACACCTCTCCCTATGCTAGAGTGCCGGCGGTAGATGGCCTACATTCCGCGAGCAAATCCTCCCTCCACGCGGTGAGCCCGGCGAGCTCGCAGGGGTCGCAGACTATGGAAATCTCATGCTCCCGATCGTGAACTGGATGATCGCCGGCCTCCAGCTCTACCTCGCCCTCGGGCTGATTTTCGGGCTGCTCTTCGTCCTGCGCGGCGCCGCCACCATCGATCCCGCCGCACGCGGCGCGACCTGGGGCTTCAAGGTCGCCATCCTGCCCGCCGTCGCCGCCCTCTGGCCTTATCTCCTGCTGCGCTGGCGGCGGCGCACTCCGCCTCCGGAAGAGAGCTCACCGCACCGCTGCGCGGCTCGTCGGAGTACCCCTTGATCCGCCCCCTGCGCCGGCGTCACCGACTGATGATCGGATTGCTGGCAGTGAGCCTCCCGATCGCTTTCGCCCTCGCCCTCGGCGCCCGGCCGGATTTTCCCCGCAGCGCCGTGGCGATTTCCCCGCCGGCGCTCGGTGACGATCTCTTCCCCGACCTCGAGGTCGCCGTACGCCCGCTCTCCGGCGGCGCCCGGCTGCTGGTCGACGGAGCCGACAGCAACCACCCGGAGCTCCTCCTCTACCTCAGCTCGACTCCCGCGGCAGGGTTCGAGCTGCCGGCCGCTGCCCACCTGCTGGGGCCGGGTCAAGGGCTGCCGCCGCGCCTTCTCGACCTACCGCCGGACGCCCGGGGAACGCTGCTGCTCTACAGCCTGGGCCACGGCCGCGTCATCGCGCAGCAATCCTGGCCGGGGGAGACGTCACCATGAGCCATGCCTACAAAGCGGTCGGCTGGAATCGCCAGAAGAAGGTCTACGACCTCACCCTGATCGGCGGCGTCGTCGCCTACCTCGCCCTGTTCGTCGTCCTGGGAGGCGTGCTCAAGCCCGAAGCGACGATCGAGACCCTGCTGATTCGAGCCCTCGGCACCGGTGCCTTGATGCTGCTCCACATCATCCTCGCCATCGGTCCCCTCAGTCGCCTCGACCGGCGCTTTCTGCCGTGGCTCTACAACCGCCGCCACCTCGGCGTGACCATGTTCTTCCTCGCCCTCGGCCACGGCGGCTTCTCGATCC encodes:
- a CDS encoding thiamine pyrophosphate-dependent enzyme; translated protein: MNESTPTAVRWLKVLDHGELPEGRVKPVTCSHRTVCMTHFEGRYGALDNRCPHQGGPLGEGSIENGNLRCPWHGWDYHPLSGKAPGFDDGVETFPVDVRDDGVYVQLQLEEPHVRTVTDVVAETMVAWGIRQVFGMVGHSNLGLADALRRQEVAGGLTYYGIRHEGAASFACSAYGKLTGRPAACLAIAGPGATNLLTGLWDANVDRAPVLALTGQVDTQVLGPGAFQEIDQQGAFGKVAQWSQPLLHDSKPAELVNLAMKSAILNRGVSHLIFPDEVQTMPAEGVRSSSPEGRLTPREIAPPEESVEQALAVLRASRRPVIIVGHGARFRMAEVLALAEELDAPVLTTFKGKGQIADDHPLACGVLGRSGTPVASYFMNESDSLLVFGASFSNHTGITPKRPIIQVDYDPMILGKFHAVKVPVWGEIGVTAQLLRQRLGGRAASLDPRAEIAERWAIWRAEKARRENEERGEGVHSAAVFSALTRQAAEDAIIAVDVGNNTYSFGRYFECRRQAVLMSGYLGSIGFSFPAAMGAWAATQEADSDFAGRSVISVSGDGGFGQYLAELTTAVKYGMNITHVLLNNSQLGKISKEQRAGNWDVWQTSLHNPSFAAYAELCGAQGLQVKTAGELDGAFERAFAHRGPSLVEILTDPELV
- a CDS encoding NRDE family protein: MCTVIWARRDGGYRLIFNRDELRTRRPAEPPRRRRVGERQVLAPIDGDRGGTWLAVNDCGWTVCLLNREVAPPAGGWGRRESRGWIVDGLADVRAFAGAAERLAAIEAQSFRPFTLLCVAADGSARVATSDGRGLSPLASPPQPLLASSSFDEPAARAARQRLFLERLSKAAGGAEADAAMTAFQRSHRPARGPLSPCMHRLDARTVSQCEVVIDGPRIALAYAAGPPCRTPLGEPVLLPRERCSTVFSG